The following are encoded together in the Coffea arabica cultivar ET-39 chromosome 1c, Coffea Arabica ET-39 HiFi, whole genome shotgun sequence genome:
- the LOC113713950 gene encoding uncharacterized protein gives MEVYSWLKRSLSRRQKSSLPTSTSTADNNKNSAQKTEERFYGITDQLIEFVKSFSIDTFKNFSLPDVEEGLIRAAGDGGGSGNVRDDLSDWQERHAVLILSNVKELSQLRFRLCPGILKEQEFWRIYFKLVWSYVAEYELHAIRLAKLEQMRLENEAEVKFSSYEVEMSEAKPPLPLGSGASLKSDSYLTESSNSETDKVFNN, from the exons ATGGAAGTATACTCGTGGTTGAAGCGCAGTCTATCGAGAAGGCAAAAGTCTTCGCTGCCAACTTCGACCTCCACCGCTGATAACAACAAAAATAGTGCTCAAAAAACCGAGGAACGATTCTACGGCATCACCGACCAATTAATCGAATTCGTCAAATCATTCTCTATTGATACTTTCAAGAACTTCTCTCTCCCAG ATGTTGAAGAGGGACTAATCCGGGCGGCGGGCGATGGTGGGGGCTCTGGAAATGTCAGGGATGATCTTTCAGATTGGCAAGAACGACATGCTGTGCTTATCCTTTCCAATGTCAAG GAACTGTCACAGCTCAGGTTTAGGTTATGCCCCGGTATCTTGAAGGAGCAAGAATTTTGGAGAATCTACTTTAAGCTAGTTTGGAGTTACGTTGCTGA GTATGAACTGCACGCTATACGACTAGCAAAACTTGAGCAAATGAGATTGGAGAATGAAGCTGAAGTGAAGTTTAGTTCGTATGAAGTCGAAATGTCCGAGGCAAAGCCACCGTTACCTCTGGGGTCTGGTGCTTCTTTGAAAAGTGATTCTTACCTAACAGAAAGTAGCAACTCTGAAACAG ACAAGGTTTTCAACAACTGA